The proteins below are encoded in one region of Peribacillus muralis:
- a CDS encoding flavodoxin domain-containing protein — protein sequence MSYRIAIVYHSAGGNTKALAEAIASQLPEAEIYRMSEFDLRTLPDYDALIVGTYTWGNGELPAKSAALYEELEQLPIASLKTGVFGTGETNYNHFCGAVDHFRDMLFAKSQLLVTLKIEQMYQDSDLSRLQKFASFFQG from the coding sequence ATGAGTTATAGGATTGCCATCGTTTATCACTCTGCAGGCGGCAATACAAAAGCGCTCGCCGAAGCCATTGCTTCTCAATTACCCGAAGCTGAAATATATCGCATGAGTGAATTCGATTTACGTACATTACCGGATTACGATGCATTGATTGTCGGTACGTATACTTGGGGTAATGGAGAGCTTCCGGCCAAATCGGCAGCCCTTTATGAAGAACTGGAGCAGCTCCCGATTGCTTCCTTAAAAACAGGGGTCTTCGGGACTGGCGAAACGAACTACAATCATTTTTGTGGAGCCGTCGATCATTTTCGGGACATGTTATTTGCCAAGAGTCAGTTATTGGTAACATTGAAGATAGAACAAATGTATCAGGATTCAGACTTGTCAAGGCTACAGAAGTTTGCTTCCTTTTTCCAAGGCTGA
- the spx gene encoding transcriptional regulator Spx, with protein MVTIYTTPSSLACRKAKAWLKKNEISYNERNLYSQPLSIDEIKEILRKTEGGTDEIISTRSKKFKSLNIDINNTPLNELCKLIQDNPDLLRRPIIFDHKNLHAGYNEEEMGRFLPRKVRHVQLWRAISQLA; from the coding sequence ATGGTAACAATTTATACTACACCAAGCAGTTTAGCCTGTCGTAAAGCAAAAGCTTGGCTTAAGAAAAATGAAATTTCCTACAATGAACGCAACCTATATTCGCAACCTCTTTCTATTGATGAAATCAAAGAGATCTTACGTAAAACAGAGGGCGGAACTGATGAAATCATTTCGACCCGCTCAAAAAAATTTAAAAGCCTGAATATCGATATAAATAATACTCCACTGAATGAACTTTGCAAGCTCATCCAAGATAACCCGGATTTACTTCGCCGTCCGATCATCTTCGACCATAAAAACCTGCACGCAGGATATAACGAAGAAGAAATGGGGCGCTTCCTTCCAAGGAAGGTACGCCATGTACAATTATGGCGTGCAATCAGCCAATTGGCTTGA
- a CDS encoding CitMHS family transporter: MLTVLGFCMILTFLVLVITKRLSVVVAFIFTAIAFGVIGGFASEMGDMMLAGILKVTPTAVMIVFAILYFGLMIDVGLFEPMIGKILSFVKGDPLKVVMATAIITILVGLDGDGSSTFMITVSAMLPLYMKLGMNRLVLACVVGLGAGVMNMIPWGGPLVRAAASLQVEVSDLFIPLIPVMICGLLWTLFSAYILGKKERERLGVRTLGTDMAQGMSEHAASVETSNGGQAKLFWFNWLLTILLMVFLVMEVLPIQILFASAFAIALFVNFPNPKEQQERILSHANSFVMICTLIFAAGIFTGVLSETKMMDSMASSIVTVIPDWVGAHMPLVVALTSLPMGFIFSPDAYYFGILPIISETASNFGIAPVEIGRAALLGHSTTGFPLSPLVPATFILIGLVGVDFSDHQKFLFKWAFGTTIIMTIAAITFGVIPL, from the coding sequence TTGTTAACTGTTTTGGGATTTTGCATGATTTTGACGTTCCTTGTCCTTGTCATCACAAAGCGTCTGTCCGTAGTCGTCGCTTTTATCTTCACGGCAATCGCTTTTGGTGTGATTGGCGGCTTTGCCTCCGAGATGGGAGATATGATGTTGGCAGGGATATTGAAGGTGACACCAACAGCGGTGATGATCGTTTTTGCTATATTATATTTTGGTTTGATGATTGACGTTGGATTATTTGAGCCGATGATCGGTAAAATCTTGAGTTTTGTAAAAGGAGATCCGCTAAAGGTCGTTATGGCAACAGCCATCATTACGATATTGGTGGGGTTGGATGGAGACGGGTCCTCCACATTCATGATCACTGTGTCGGCGATGCTGCCGCTTTATATGAAACTAGGGATGAATAGACTCGTATTGGCCTGTGTCGTCGGCCTAGGAGCGGGTGTCATGAATATGATCCCTTGGGGTGGCCCCTTGGTCAGAGCGGCAGCCAGCCTCCAGGTTGAAGTGTCGGATTTATTCATACCGCTCATTCCAGTCATGATTTGCGGACTATTATGGACGCTTTTTTCAGCATATATCTTAGGTAAGAAGGAAAGGGAGAGGCTGGGAGTCCGTACGTTGGGGACGGACATGGCACAAGGAATGAGTGAGCATGCTGCATCCGTTGAAACCAGTAATGGAGGACAAGCGAAGTTGTTTTGGTTTAACTGGCTCTTGACGATATTACTGATGGTGTTTTTGGTGATGGAAGTGCTTCCAATTCAAATCTTATTTGCCTCGGCGTTTGCAATTGCCTTATTTGTTAACTTCCCGAATCCGAAAGAGCAGCAGGAAAGGATATTAAGTCATGCCAATAGTTTCGTGATGATATGTACACTCATTTTTGCAGCAGGAATCTTTACGGGAGTATTATCGGAAACAAAAATGATGGACTCGATGGCATCTAGCATCGTAACGGTCATTCCGGATTGGGTAGGGGCACATATGCCGCTTGTTGTGGCGCTTACAAGTTTGCCGATGGGGTTCATTTTTTCACCAGATGCCTATTATTTTGGCATACTGCCCATCATCAGTGAAACGGCATCGAATTTTGGCATTGCCCCAGTGGAAATAGGAAGGGCGGCTTTGCTGGGCCATTCGACCACGGGTTTTCCATTATCCCCATTGGTCCCTGCAACCTTCATATTGATCGGCCTTGTTGGGGTGGATTTTTCCGATCACCAAAAATTCCTGTTTAAATGGGCGTTTGGGACAACCATCATCATGACGATCGCAGCCATAACCTTTGGTGTCATCCCTTTGTGA
- a CDS encoding ribonucleoside-diphosphate reductase subunit alpha, with translation MTQTYNSTISENDTETNSLQLEMLSKEFEDRLDMEKFKKRFTKWLDRKSDSTDEQASKKLIQLALESVDIDAPDWTFVAATELLNTMYRDAQANRGYEGMSYGPFYDLIQELSQLQDGQRYPIYKSELLSSYTKAEIEELGSVIDPEKDKLFSYIGIYLLNDRYLARPKKDKVYELPQERFMIIAMEIMRLEKTEHRLQLIKEAYWAMSNLYMTVATPTLSNAGKAHGQLSSCFIDAIEDSIDGIYLANYDAAKVSKFGGGVGLYVGKIRSLGSDIRGFSGNSSGTTPWIRLFNQTAVSVDQLGQRKGAIAIYLDAWHKDIMSFLDLKTQNGDDRLKAHDIFTGVCIPDLFMEAVRDRKEWYLFDPHTVKQTLGFSLEDLYDEKKGEGSFRNHYALAVEAAQNGMLPSYGFEKINAMDIMKSIMISQLEEGVPYMFYRDEVNRKNPNKHKGMIYCSNLCTEIAQNLSPSTITDEYETEDGDVVVVRKSGDFVVCNLSSINLPRAVGSDVLERLIPIQIRMLDNVIDVNNLPVKQASISNKRYRAIGLGTFGWHHLLATENIYWESDEAVHYADSLYEKIAYLTIKASNELAKEKGSYPYFEGSDWHTGDYFELRDYTDQKWLDLKENVQQHGTRNGYLMAIAPNSSTAKIGNSTDGIDPLYEIEFYEEKKNFKFKVTAPGLTPNTYEYYKKTRFNLDQLESIKQNAARQRHIDQAISFNLYVHNTIKAKVLLDIHLTAWESGLKSTYYVRSTSSEYDNACESCSS, from the coding sequence ATGACTCAAACATATAACTCTACCATAAGCGAAAATGATACTGAAACGAATTCCCTTCAGCTGGAGATGCTATCGAAGGAATTTGAAGACCGTCTCGATATGGAGAAATTCAAAAAGCGTTTTACGAAATGGCTTGATCGCAAAAGTGATTCAACCGATGAACAGGCTTCAAAAAAACTGATTCAGCTTGCTCTTGAGAGCGTGGATATCGATGCCCCGGATTGGACGTTCGTCGCAGCTACAGAGCTATTGAATACGATGTATAGGGATGCACAGGCCAATCGAGGGTATGAAGGCATGAGTTATGGTCCATTTTATGACCTTATACAGGAACTTTCACAACTGCAAGATGGACAACGCTATCCAATTTATAAATCAGAGCTGCTTTCTTCTTATACTAAAGCAGAAATCGAAGAATTGGGTTCAGTGATCGACCCTGAAAAAGATAAACTATTTTCCTACATAGGCATCTACTTACTAAACGATCGCTACCTGGCTCGACCTAAAAAAGACAAAGTATACGAACTGCCCCAAGAACGCTTCATGATCATCGCGATGGAAATCATGCGTTTGGAAAAAACGGAACATCGCCTGCAACTTATAAAAGAAGCTTATTGGGCCATGTCCAATCTTTATATGACCGTTGCCACCCCAACACTTTCGAACGCTGGTAAAGCGCATGGACAATTGAGCTCATGCTTCATCGACGCCATTGAAGATTCAATCGACGGCATCTATCTAGCTAACTACGATGCCGCCAAGGTTTCCAAATTCGGCGGTGGTGTGGGCCTTTATGTCGGGAAGATTCGCTCGCTTGGTTCCGATATCCGCGGCTTCTCCGGCAATAGTTCAGGTACGACTCCCTGGATCCGGCTATTCAACCAGACTGCCGTCAGTGTCGATCAATTAGGTCAGCGTAAAGGGGCGATAGCGATATACTTGGATGCCTGGCATAAGGATATCATGAGCTTCCTTGATTTAAAAACACAGAACGGGGATGACAGATTAAAGGCACATGATATTTTTACGGGTGTATGCATTCCCGACTTGTTCATGGAGGCTGTCCGCGACAGAAAAGAATGGTACCTTTTTGACCCGCATACCGTCAAGCAGACCCTTGGATTCTCACTTGAAGATCTATATGACGAGAAAAAAGGCGAAGGAAGCTTCAGGAATCATTATGCACTTGCCGTCGAAGCCGCTCAAAATGGTATGCTGCCAAGCTATGGCTTTGAAAAGATCAATGCGATGGACATCATGAAAAGCATCATGATTTCTCAATTAGAAGAAGGCGTTCCATATATGTTCTACCGTGATGAAGTAAACCGGAAGAATCCGAATAAGCATAAAGGGATGATTTATTGCTCCAACCTCTGCACCGAGATCGCTCAAAACCTTAGTCCTTCGACAATCACGGATGAATACGAAACAGAAGATGGGGATGTCGTCGTCGTTCGTAAAAGCGGTGATTTCGTTGTCTGCAACCTATCATCGATTAACTTGCCCCGTGCAGTCGGCAGCGATGTTTTGGAAAGATTGATCCCCATTCAAATCAGGATGCTCGATAATGTCATTGATGTGAATAATCTGCCGGTCAAGCAGGCATCGATTTCGAACAAACGGTATCGGGCAATCGGCTTAGGGACTTTTGGATGGCACCATTTACTTGCCACAGAAAATATTTATTGGGAATCCGATGAGGCCGTTCACTATGCAGATTCTTTGTACGAAAAAATCGCTTACTTGACGATCAAGGCATCAAACGAATTGGCGAAGGAAAAAGGATCATACCCTTATTTTGAAGGTTCGGACTGGCATACAGGGGATTACTTCGAGCTCCGTGACTATACCGATCAAAAATGGCTTGATTTAAAAGAGAACGTGCAGCAGCATGGGACTCGTAATGGATACTTAATGGCCATTGCACCTAATTCATCTACTGCCAAGATCGGCAATTCCACTGATGGAATCGATCCTTTGTATGAAATTGAATTTTATGAAGAAAAGAAAAACTTCAAATTCAAGGTGACTGCACCTGGCTTGACGCCCAATACGTATGAATATTATAAAAAGACGCGCTTTAATTTGGACCAGCTGGAAAGCATCAAACAGAACGCAGCCCGCCAAAGGCATATTGACCAAGCGATCAGCTTTAATTTATATGTTCACAATACGATCAAAGCGAAGGTTCTATTGGATATCCATTTAACGGCTTGGGAAAGCGGTTTGAAATCAACATATTACGTTCGTTCCACTTCTTCCGAATATGACAATGCTTGCGAAAGCTGTTCAAGTTAA
- a CDS encoding MFS transporter, with amino-acid sequence MKQHQIAKRNLTIMWFANFFIGGSMTMVLPFISLYIGTFGNYSTQYIQHWSGWTFGITFVTAFLFSPVWGRIGDRYGRKKILIACAFGMGLSIFLMGYVENVWQLFILRMFTGIFTGFISMSQAFISTQTPKEIAGRVLGTLQTGNITGSLFGPLLGGILADTVGYSTAFKFTSITIFISGLLVIATKEYQMKRQSGTKSSYTSREVLSHILRNPILVNIMLISTLVQVAHFSIQPILSLYVGELHGTSNLGFYSGIAFSAAGLGNLLMARHWGKIGDRHGHVKILVLLLFLTALVYLPGAFINQFWQLVFVRFLLGMAIGGIIPVRIAYIRQEAPVAMQGEVLGYNTSLRFLGNIIGPAMGGMVAGFYGFSAVFITTSTLLLIAGLVLYLAMHRNPELARSH; translated from the coding sequence ATGAAACAACATCAAATAGCTAAACGAAACCTAACCATCATGTGGTTCGCCAACTTTTTCATTGGCGGAAGCATGACGATGGTCCTTCCATTCATCTCTTTATACATCGGTACATTCGGAAATTATTCGACACAATACATTCAGCATTGGTCTGGATGGACATTCGGAATCACTTTTGTGACTGCATTTTTATTTTCTCCTGTTTGGGGCCGAATTGGCGATCGCTATGGCAGAAAGAAAATCTTGATTGCTTGTGCCTTCGGAATGGGGCTGTCCATTTTCTTGATGGGATACGTTGAAAATGTTTGGCAGCTATTCATCTTAAGGATGTTCACGGGGATATTCACTGGCTTCATATCGATGTCACAGGCCTTCATTTCGACCCAAACACCGAAAGAAATTGCTGGGCGCGTTCTTGGAACGCTGCAAACGGGAAATATAACCGGTTCGCTTTTCGGACCATTGCTTGGCGGCATCCTTGCCGACACAGTCGGCTATTCTACCGCTTTCAAATTCACCTCGATCACCATTTTCATTTCTGGTCTCCTCGTCATTGCAACGAAGGAATACCAAATGAAACGGCAGTCGGGAACGAAATCAAGCTACACTAGCAGGGAAGTTCTCTCTCATATCCTGCGCAACCCCATCCTTGTCAATATCATGCTCATTTCAACACTAGTCCAAGTTGCCCACTTCAGCATCCAGCCCATACTTTCCTTATACGTCGGGGAACTGCACGGCACTTCCAATCTTGGGTTTTATTCAGGTATCGCCTTTTCCGCAGCAGGACTGGGGAATCTACTGATGGCGCGTCACTGGGGCAAAATTGGCGATCGGCACGGACATGTGAAGATACTTGTACTGCTTCTCTTCCTGACAGCACTCGTTTACTTGCCTGGAGCCTTCATCAATCAGTTTTGGCAGTTAGTTTTTGTCCGATTCTTACTAGGCATGGCCATAGGCGGCATCATCCCAGTAAGGATTGCCTATATTCGTCAGGAAGCGCCCGTCGCAATGCAGGGGGAAGTCTTGGGCTACAATACAAGTCTTCGTTTTTTAGGCAATATCATCGGGCCAGCAATGGGCGGAATGGTCGCTGGATTCTATGGATTCTCCGCTGTTTTCATCACGACCAGCACCTTGCTCCTCATCGCCGGACTGGTCCTTTATTTAGCGATGCACCGCAATCCGGAATTGGCACGTTCCCATTAA
- a CDS encoding superoxide dismutase family protein gives MNYKQKLMLPMCAAFLLYGCNATNDSNHGDKNVEDMNTAGQGTETDVDPQVKAEVKDVEGKTLGIVNFTAEENAVLIQTALEGLEPGYHGFHIHENAICEPEAKEGPFTTAGGHFNPTDETHSHHAGDMPPLYVKEDGTAKYTATLDSMTIDQLKKEELAVIVHANPDNFANIPDRYEADGQKGPDEDTLKTGDAGDRQACGIIVGAEEK, from the coding sequence ATGAACTATAAACAAAAGCTAATGTTGCCTATGTGTGCTGCCTTTTTACTTTATGGCTGCAATGCAACGAATGATTCCAATCATGGCGATAAAAATGTCGAGGACATGAATACGGCAGGTCAAGGAACCGAGACGGACGTGGATCCACAGGTGAAGGCGGAAGTTAAGGACGTGGAGGGGAAAACGCTCGGCATCGTAAACTTTACCGCAGAAGAGAATGCAGTATTGATCCAGACAGCTTTGGAAGGGCTTGAACCCGGCTATCACGGCTTTCATATTCATGAAAATGCGATCTGTGAGCCCGAGGCGAAAGAAGGTCCATTCACTACAGCTGGAGGGCATTTCAATCCAACCGATGAAACGCACTCGCATCATGCAGGTGATATGCCGCCTTTATATGTAAAAGAGGATGGCACCGCAAAATATACGGCAACGTTGGATAGCATGACGATCGACCAACTGAAAAAGGAAGAACTGGCAGTCATCGTTCATGCAAACCCAGACAATTTTGCCAACATTCCAGACCGCTATGAAGCTGATGGACAAAAAGGTCCTGATGAAGATACGTTGAAAACCGGGGATGCTGGCGATAGGCAAGCTTGCGGAATTATTGTGGGTGCAGAAGAGAAATAA
- the modB gene encoding molybdate ABC transporter permease subunit — MTEGFWSPVQLSIQVAGLAGILVFIFGIILARIMARKKFRGKVLLETVFLLPLVLPPSVVGFLLIVIFGKNALPGKFIENIFNQPIMFTWWAAVIASAVVAFPLMYQSAKTGFEGIDEGIEHAAMVDGAGPFRLFLFISLPLAVKSIVTGTILSSARALGEFGATLMFAGNIPGQTQTIPTAIYIAMDSGNMTLAWLWVAMIIAISFIMLFAVTYIK; from the coding sequence ATGACAGAGGGCTTTTGGTCGCCTGTTCAGCTATCGATACAGGTTGCAGGGCTAGCGGGTATCCTTGTTTTCATCTTTGGGATTATCCTAGCGCGAATCATGGCTAGAAAGAAGTTCAGGGGAAAAGTCCTGTTGGAAACCGTATTTTTGTTGCCGCTAGTTCTGCCGCCCTCTGTCGTCGGTTTTTTATTGATTGTGATCTTTGGAAAAAATGCACTCCCAGGCAAATTCATTGAAAATATTTTTAATCAGCCCATAATGTTCACGTGGTGGGCGGCGGTCATTGCATCTGCCGTGGTTGCTTTTCCACTTATGTATCAATCCGCAAAGACGGGCTTTGAAGGTATAGATGAAGGAATTGAACATGCTGCAATGGTTGACGGGGCAGGGCCGTTTAGGTTGTTCCTATTCATTTCGCTCCCGTTGGCGGTCAAATCCATCGTTACAGGAACGATATTGAGTTCTGCACGTGCCTTGGGGGAATTCGGTGCAACATTAATGTTTGCCGGAAATATTCCTGGACAAACACAAACGATACCTACCGCTATTTATATTGCCATGGATTCCGGGAATATGACGTTAGCGTGGCTATGGGTTGCCATGATCATTGCCATTTCTTTCATTATGCTTTTTGCCGTAACGTACATTAAATGA
- a CDS encoding cold-shock protein encodes MVQGKVKWFNAEKGFGFIEVEGQDDVFVHFSAIQGEGFKTLEEGQEVSFEIEQGARGPQAANVQK; translated from the coding sequence ATGGTACAAGGTAAAGTAAAATGGTTTAACGCAGAAAAAGGTTTCGGTTTCATCGAAGTTGAAGGCCAAGACGATGTATTCGTACATTTCTCAGCTATCCAAGGCGAAGGCTTCAAAACTCTTGAAGAAGGCCAAGAAGTTTCTTTCGAAATCGAGCAAGGCGCTCGTGGACCACAAGCAGCTAACGTTCAAAAATAA
- a CDS encoding ribonucleotide-diphosphate reductase subunit beta: MTNHIKKIRMLEPTHPTKATGVFKGEASGFLLWNDIQYEKFYDTYTQLINNFWKPSSVNMIQDKKQWGEMDEDIQDAFLDILTMIAGMDSLQTPTLVEILRYIKDPAAKAILANMAQQESIHNESYSYILASLIPVGKQKQLFDRIKEHPEVIKRNQPIVDAYQTFVDDPSPQHLFEALIHSTNLEGIYFYLAFAFYYNLGRQNIMTGSATMISYIHRDEMVHFDFIGMLIQILMYEYPELNNEENKKFIYTTIEKAVELEKEWSEYMLEDIQTKADLDLEEFNEYIEYIANKRLRMLGLENLYKEYDENPMPWIKTFDDESIGLTKTDFFEQKSRTYSQVNASNGFDEL, encoded by the coding sequence ATGACCAATCATATAAAAAAAATCAGGATGCTCGAACCCACGCATCCAACTAAAGCGACCGGTGTTTTCAAAGGAGAAGCTTCAGGCTTTCTCCTTTGGAACGATATTCAGTATGAAAAATTCTATGATACCTATACTCAGCTCATCAATAATTTTTGGAAGCCTTCGAGCGTAAACATGATTCAGGATAAAAAACAGTGGGGAGAAATGGATGAAGATATCCAGGATGCCTTTCTTGATATCCTGACAATGATTGCTGGGATGGACAGCCTGCAAACACCTACCTTAGTGGAAATTCTGCGCTACATCAAGGACCCGGCAGCAAAGGCAATCCTTGCCAATATGGCCCAACAGGAATCGATCCATAATGAATCTTATTCGTATATCCTTGCTTCCTTGATACCGGTAGGCAAGCAAAAACAGCTTTTCGACCGTATTAAAGAGCATCCGGAAGTGATAAAGCGTAATCAGCCAATTGTGGATGCCTATCAAACATTCGTGGACGATCCAAGCCCCCAGCATCTTTTCGAGGCACTGATCCATTCAACAAACCTAGAGGGAATTTATTTCTACTTGGCCTTCGCATTCTATTATAATTTAGGCAGGCAGAATATTATGACCGGTTCGGCTACGATGATTTCGTACATCCATCGTGATGAAATGGTCCATTTCGATTTCATTGGAATGCTCATTCAAATTCTGATGTATGAATATCCTGAATTGAATAATGAAGAAAACAAGAAATTCATTTATACAACGATCGAAAAAGCCGTCGAACTTGAAAAGGAATGGTCGGAATATATGCTTGAGGACATCCAAACGAAAGCTGACCTCGACTTGGAAGAATTCAATGAGTACATCGAATATATCGCCAACAAACGGCTGCGCATGCTAGGACTTGAAAATCTGTACAAAGAGTATGACGAAAACCCGATGCCATGGATCAAAACCTTCGATGATGAATCGATCGGACTGACCAAAACAGATTTCTTCGAACAAAAATCAAGAACATACAGTCAAGTAAATGCCAGCAATGGGTTCGATGAGTTATAG
- the trhO gene encoding oxygen-dependent tRNA uridine(34) hydroxylase TrhO, with the protein METKPYRVLLYYLYVPIENHEEFAVEHLAACKALELKGRILVASEGINGTVSGTVEQTNQYVDMMKSDPRFADIVFKIDEADGHAFKKMHVRPRNELVTLRLEDDINPNQTTGRYLSPKEFFEQMQAEDTIVLDARNDYEFDLGHFRGAIKPDITNFRELPDWVRENKQMFEGKKILTYCTGGIRCEKFSGWLVEEGFEDVGQLHGGIATYGKDPEVQGDLWDGQMYVFDERIAVPINQKEHVIVGRDIYSGEPCERYVNCANPECNKKILCSEENEHKHMRSCSHECRVHPRNRYIVEHDLSEEEVAERLQRIEDGLLTK; encoded by the coding sequence ATGGAAACAAAACCATATAGAGTATTACTTTATTATTTGTATGTGCCTATCGAGAATCACGAAGAATTCGCAGTCGAGCATCTTGCGGCCTGTAAAGCCCTTGAATTAAAAGGCCGGATCTTGGTGGCATCGGAAGGGATCAACGGTACTGTTTCAGGTACGGTTGAACAAACCAACCAATATGTGGACATGATGAAAAGCGATCCCCGCTTTGCCGATATCGTGTTTAAAATAGACGAAGCTGATGGTCACGCATTCAAAAAAATGCATGTTCGTCCACGGAATGAGCTCGTCACGCTTCGCTTGGAAGATGACATCAACCCGAACCAGACGACGGGCAGATACTTGAGCCCGAAGGAATTTTTCGAGCAAATGCAAGCCGAAGATACGATTGTGCTTGATGCCAGAAATGACTATGAATTTGATTTAGGACATTTCAGGGGAGCTATCAAGCCAGATATCACGAATTTCCGTGAACTTCCGGATTGGGTCCGCGAAAATAAACAAATGTTCGAGGGTAAAAAAATCCTAACGTATTGTACAGGCGGCATCCGCTGTGAAAAATTCTCCGGCTGGCTTGTCGAAGAAGGCTTTGAGGATGTCGGCCAGCTGCATGGCGGCATCGCGACATACGGCAAGGACCCTGAAGTTCAAGGTGATCTTTGGGATGGTCAAATGTACGTATTCGATGAAAGGATCGCCGTTCCCATCAATCAAAAGGAACATGTCATTGTCGGACGTGATATTTATTCCGGCGAACCGTGTGAGCGATATGTCAATTGTGCCAATCCTGAATGCAACAAGAAAATCCTTTGCAGTGAAGAGAATGAGCACAAACATATGCGCAGCTGTTCTCACGAATGCAGGGTACACCCGCGTAACCGCTATATAGTCGAGCATGACCTTTCTGAGGAAGAAGTCGCTGAGAGATTACAACGAATTGAAGACGGACTTCTTACCAAATGA
- a CDS encoding manganese-dependent inorganic pyrophosphatase: MEKVLVFGHKNPDTDTICSAIAYADLKKQLGINAEPVRLGEVNGETQYALDQFSFEAPRLVEKVAGEADAVILVDHNERQQSAEDIDQVRVLEVIDHHRIANFETSDPLYYRAEPVGCTATILNKIYKENGIEVPKAIAGLLLSAIISDSLLFKSPTCTEQDVAAAMELAAIAGVNAETYGLEMLKAGADLSDKTIAQLITLDAKEFSMGMAKVEIAQVNAVDPNEVLAKQAELESAIEAVIGVKELDLFLFVVTDILTNDSVALALGRAANAVEKAYNVSLNNNIAVLEGVVSRKKQIVPVLTDIFSK; encoded by the coding sequence TTGGAAAAAGTATTAGTTTTTGGACATAAAAACCCGGATACAGACACGATTTGTTCAGCAATCGCTTATGCAGATCTGAAAAAACAGCTAGGAATCAATGCTGAACCAGTTCGTCTGGGTGAAGTGAATGGAGAAACCCAATATGCACTGGACCAATTCAGCTTCGAAGCTCCTCGTCTTGTCGAAAAAGTGGCAGGGGAGGCGGACGCCGTGATCCTTGTGGATCACAATGAACGCCAGCAAAGTGCTGAGGATATTGATCAAGTCCGCGTGCTGGAGGTTATCGATCATCACCGCATCGCTAACTTTGAAACAAGCGACCCTCTATATTACCGTGCAGAACCGGTTGGTTGTACGGCAACCATTTTAAATAAAATCTATAAAGAAAACGGAATAGAAGTCCCTAAAGCAATCGCAGGTCTGTTGCTGTCTGCCATCATTTCCGATTCTTTATTGTTCAAGTCCCCGACCTGTACTGAGCAGGACGTGGCAGCGGCAATGGAGCTGGCAGCTATTGCAGGAGTCAACGCTGAAACTTATGGATTGGAAATGCTGAAGGCAGGAGCTGACTTAAGCGACAAGACGATTGCCCAGCTAATCACTCTGGATGCAAAAGAATTCAGCATGGGAATGGCAAAAGTGGAGATAGCCCAGGTAAATGCAGTAGATCCGAATGAAGTCCTTGCCAAGCAAGCTGAGTTGGAATCGGCAATTGAAGCGGTCATTGGAGTGAAGGAACTGGATTTATTCCTTTTCGTCGTTACGGATATCTTGACAAATGATTCCGTAGCCCTGGCTCTTGGACGAGCAGCGAATGCCGTCGAAAAAGCTTATAACGTTTCTTTAAATAATAACATCGCCGTCCTGGAGGGCGTTGTCTCGCGCAAAAAACAAATCGTGCCGGTATTAACGGATATATTCAGTAAATAA